A section of the Cygnus olor isolate bCygOlo1 chromosome 14, bCygOlo1.pri.v2, whole genome shotgun sequence genome encodes:
- the KIAA1191 gene encoding putative monooxygenase p33MONOX, translated as MSSRQPDAPALERGGGAVPGKMSLPLGVPRRAFSYDDALEDTAPMTPPPADLCSGVLWKQPVIPERKYQELSKMEEGDAHVNAPVITPSSSTESVNKVPVVKAKATHIIMNSLITKQTQESIQRFEQQAGLREAGYTPHKGLTTEETKYHRVAEAVHKLKMQSGEMTKDDKQTSSAQSTPSSTPHSSPKHTNRSWFSQGSSASITGPDFVAVEAGGDRLPSERWSFFGPKAIQKSTNDPGGFTIQSYKGAQKPSPMELMRAQATRMSEDPVTFKPPKMDIPVTEGRRQSPRSHNIKPRDLNVLTPTGF; from the exons atgagCTCGCGGCAGCCGGACGCCCCCG CGCtggagcggggcggcggggccgtgcccgggAAGATGTCGCTGCCCCTCGGGGTCCCCCGGCGGGCCTTCAGCTACGACGACGCCCTGGAGGACACGGCCCCCATGACGCCGCCGCCCGCCGACCTGTGCTCCGGGGTCCTGTGGAAGCAGCCCGTCATCCCCGAGCGCAAGTACCAGGAGCTCTCGAAG ATGGAGGAAGGGGATGCTCACGTGAACGCACCTGTCATAACTCCTTCATCTTCTACTGAAAGCGTCAACAAGGTACCCGTGGTAAAGGCCAAGGCCACTCATATCATCATGAACTCTCTCATCACAA AGCAGACTCAGGAGAGCATTCAGCGCTttgagcagcaggcagggctgagaGAAGCTGGCTACACTCCCCACAAAGGCCTCACTACAGAGGAGACCAAGTATCACCGAGTGGCTGAGGCAGTGCAC AAGCTAAAAATGCAGAGTGGAGAAATGACAAAAGACGACAAACAGACTTCTTCTGCTCAGTCCACTCCAAGCAGCACTCCCCACTCCTCTCCCAAGCATACAAACAG gagTTGGTTTAGTCAGGGATCCTCTGCTTCTATCACTGGCCCAGACTTCGTTGCCGTGGAAGCTGGTGGGGACAGATTGCCATCTGAAAGATGGAGTTTTTTTGGACCCAAAGCCATCCAGAAATCCACCAATGATCCAG gagGATTTACCATCCAATCCTATAAGGGTGCCCAGAAGCCATCCCCAATGGAGCTGATGCGTGCTCAGGCTACTAGAATGTCAGAGGATCCGGTCACCTTCAAGCCACCCAAAATGGACATTCCAGTCACAGAAGGGAGGAGACAATCTCCACGTTCCCATAATATCAAACCACGGGATCTGAATGTGCTCACTCCAACTGGGTTCTAG